The following coding sequences are from one Thermostaphylospora chromogena window:
- a CDS encoding sensor histidine kinase: MSLRVRLVFTVVCLLALALTIAAGATFGAIQDWRGPGDSRLLNLNGEQQIVAAADQLTHRVAMVMIGTSGLALAGLTLLAAVLIRRGLRPLDRIVDTATAIGAGDLSRRIETAPPDTEVGRLGAALNAMLSQLESAFREREASQDRLRRFVADASHELRTPVATIRGYAELFRRGAAARHDDLEKAMRRIESEAARMGDLVEELLLLARLDQGRPMEREPVDLTALVADAIADTLAIEPDRPLTLDRADPVEVTGDLGKLRQAVGNLLVNVLHHTPPGTPASVRVIADGEHAVVEVADKGPGLTEEQRHLVFERFYRAERAHHASRGGTGLGLSIVAAVAAAHGGEVSVDSRLGEGATFRLRIPRTTPTPPSDVPPRPQVS; encoded by the coding sequence ATGTCCCTGCGCGTCCGCCTCGTGTTCACCGTCGTCTGCCTGCTGGCGCTGGCACTGACCATAGCCGCCGGCGCCACCTTCGGCGCCATCCAGGACTGGCGCGGCCCCGGCGACTCCCGGCTGCTGAACCTGAACGGCGAACAACAGATCGTGGCCGCGGCCGACCAGCTGACCCACCGCGTCGCCATGGTCATGATCGGCACCTCCGGGCTCGCGCTCGCCGGACTGACCCTGCTCGCCGCGGTCCTCATCCGGCGCGGCCTGCGTCCGCTCGACCGGATCGTGGACACCGCCACCGCGATCGGCGCCGGAGACCTCAGCCGCCGTATCGAGACCGCCCCCCCGGACACCGAGGTCGGCAGGCTCGGCGCCGCGCTCAACGCCATGCTCAGCCAGCTTGAGAGCGCCTTCCGGGAACGCGAGGCGTCCCAGGACCGGTTGCGGCGCTTCGTCGCCGACGCCTCCCACGAGCTGCGCACCCCCGTCGCCACCATCCGCGGCTACGCCGAACTGTTCCGCCGCGGCGCCGCCGCCCGACACGACGATCTGGAGAAGGCGATGCGCCGCATCGAATCCGAGGCCGCGCGCATGGGCGACCTGGTGGAGGAGCTGCTGCTGCTCGCCCGGCTCGACCAGGGCCGCCCCATGGAGCGCGAACCGGTGGACCTGACCGCCCTCGTCGCCGACGCGATCGCCGACACCCTGGCCATCGAACCCGACCGCCCGCTGACCCTGGACCGCGCCGACCCCGTTGAAGTGACCGGCGACCTGGGCAAACTCCGCCAAGCCGTGGGCAACCTCCTGGTCAACGTGCTCCACCACACCCCGCCCGGCACCCCCGCGAGCGTCCGCGTGATCGCCGACGGCGAGCACGCCGTGGTCGAGGTCGCCGACAAGGGGCCCGGCCTCACCGAAGAACAGCGCCACCTCGTCTTCGAACGCTTCTACCGCGCCGAGCGCGCCCACCACGCCTCTCGAGGCGGAACCGGCCTGGGCCTGTCCATCGTCGCCGCCGTCGCCGCCGCCCACGGAGGTGAGGTCTCCGTCGACTCCCGGCTGGGCGAAGGCGCCACCTTCCGCCTCAGAATCCCGCGAACCACCCCTACACCTCCCTCTGATGTGCCACCTCGACCCCAGGTGTCGTAA
- a CDS encoding tetratricopeptide repeat protein, translating to MNDLGGLPAEQVDLDEAEARYRRAAEAGCTDAMNNLGYLLAGRGEEGEAEAWWRRAAEAGCTGAMNNLGILLAGRGAVEEAEAWWRRAIEAGQTDALANLGNLFKQRGDLDEAEAWYRRAAEAGYIGAMNNLGYLLAGRGAVEEAETWYRRAIEAGHTGGMYNLGVLFYGRGAVEEAEAWWRRAAETGHTGAMYNLGVLFYGRGAVEEAEAWWRRAAEAGYTGAMNSLGILLAGRGAVEEAEAWWRRAIEAGYTDALANLGNLFKQRGDLDEAEAWYRRAIEAGDPTGMNNLGVLFYERGEEGEAEAWWRRAAEAGHIGAMNSLGDLLAGRGAVEEAEAWYQRARKSGGD from the coding sequence ATGAACGATCTTGGGGGCCTGCCCGCCGAACAGGTGGATCTTGACGAGGCCGAAGCCCGGTACCGGCGGGCCGCCGAAGCCGGCTGCACCGACGCCATGAACAACCTCGGGTACCTGCTCGCCGGGCGGGGTGAGGAGGGTGAGGCCGAAGCCTGGTGGCGGCGGGCCGCCGAAGCCGGCTGCACCGGCGCCATGAACAACCTCGGGATCCTGCTCGCCGGGCGGGGTGCGGTGGAGGAGGCCGAGGCCTGGTGGCGGCGGGCCATCGAGGCCGGTCAAACCGACGCCTTGGCGAATCTCGGGAACCTGTTCAAGCAGCGGGGGGATCTTGACGAGGCCGAAGCCTGGTACCGGCGGGCCGCCGAAGCCGGTTACATCGGCGCCATGAACAACCTCGGGTACCTGCTCGCCGGGCGGGGTGCGGTGGAGGAGGCCGAGACCTGGTACCGGCGGGCCATCGAAGCCGGCCACACCGGTGGCATGTACAACCTCGGTGTCCTGTTCTATGGGCGGGGTGCGGTGGAGGAGGCCGAGGCCTGGTGGCGGCGGGCCGCCGAGACCGGCCACACCGGTGCCATGTACAACCTCGGTGTCCTGTTCTATGGGCGGGGTGCGGTGGAGGAGGCCGAGGCCTGGTGGCGGCGGGCCGCCGAAGCCGGTTACACCGGCGCCATGAACAGCCTCGGGATCCTGCTCGCCGGGCGGGGTGCGGTGGAGGAGGCCGAGGCCTGGTGGCGGCGGGCCATCGAGGCCGGCTACACCGACGCCTTGGCGAATCTCGGGAACCTGTTCAAGCAGCGGGGGGATCTTGACGAGGCCGAAGCCTGGTATCGACGGGCCATCGAGGCCGGCGATCCCACCGGTATGAACAACCTCGGTGTCCTGTTCTATGAGCGGGGTGAGGAGGGTGAGGCCGAGGCCTGGTGGCGGCGGGCCGCCGAAGCCGGTCACATCGGTGCCATGAACAGCCTCGGAGACCTGCTCGCCGGGCGGGGTGCGGTGGAGGAGGCCGAAGCCTGGTACCAGCGGGCGAGAAAGTCGGGAGGGGACTGA
- a CDS encoding DoxX family protein → MGTTFVLVTALLGFRALGALGVKRFASWPAAGAHALAVMLVMTASAHFVPASVTFMPNHADLTRMVPPFVPFPGLAVYVTGVLELLGAAGLVLTRRRRIAALCLAVLFVLLLPANIYAALADVPYHGGEPTPLWFRVPAQILYIAVALWAARSAAPAARTATPEGTAAGRTDVTPTARL, encoded by the coding sequence ATGGGGACGACTTTCGTGCTGGTGACAGCCCTGCTGGGGTTCCGAGCGCTCGGCGCGCTGGGAGTGAAGCGATTCGCGTCGTGGCCGGCGGCCGGGGCCCACGCCCTCGCGGTCATGCTCGTCATGACGGCGAGCGCCCACTTCGTCCCGGCGAGCGTCACGTTCATGCCCAACCACGCCGACCTGACCCGCATGGTGCCGCCGTTCGTGCCCTTCCCCGGTCTCGCCGTCTACGTCACCGGTGTGCTCGAACTCCTCGGCGCCGCAGGGCTGGTCCTCACCCGTCGCCGCCGGATCGCGGCCCTGTGCCTGGCGGTGCTGTTCGTACTGCTGCTGCCGGCGAACATCTACGCCGCCCTCGCGGACGTGCCGTACCACGGCGGAGAGCCGACACCGCTGTGGTTCCGGGTCCCCGCGCAGATCCTCTACATCGCGGTCGCGCTCTGGGCGGCCCGGTCGGCGGCGCCCGCCGCACGGACCGCCACACCGGAGGGAACCGCCGCCGGCCGGACCGACGTGACACCGACGGCGCGGCTCTGA
- a CDS encoding nucleoside triphosphate pyrophosphohydrolase produces MIQVGGIGREGDSASQEQRIGYGKLVRDRIPEIIEAAGKTAAVRVLDETELVPALTAKLAEEAEELRHAGPDDRLEELADIHEVVTALTEALGFSTEQVQEAARRKRVERGGFRHRLWLDEVSG; encoded by the coding sequence GTGATCCAGGTGGGCGGTATCGGCCGAGAGGGTGACAGCGCGAGCCAGGAGCAGCGGATCGGCTACGGCAAGCTGGTCCGGGACCGGATCCCGGAGATCATCGAGGCCGCCGGCAAGACGGCCGCGGTTCGCGTCCTCGACGAAACGGAGCTGGTTCCCGCGCTGACCGCCAAGCTCGCCGAGGAAGCCGAGGAGCTGCGCCACGCCGGACCCGACGACCGCTTGGAGGAGCTGGCTGATATCCACGAGGTGGTGACGGCCCTCACCGAAGCCCTCGGCTTCTCCACCGAACAGGTGCAGGAAGCGGCGCGTCGTAAGCGGGTCGAACGGGGCGGGTTCCGCCACCGTCTGTGGCTCGACGAGGTTTCCGGATGA
- a CDS encoding TIGR04013 family B12-binding domain/radical SAM domain-containing protein has product MDVCVVVRYRKAVTYGVHALLAALEVSGAECDLRLGTTPEETAAHIAASEADRVLVLWSFYSPDADAMAAELATVRALADDERVLHLAGGVHATAEPQHVIDSGWDMAAIGEGESTIIALVAALREGTPLTSVPGLALRDDDGVAVRTGPARQLPLDAFPSFPNRRRHFGPIEITRGCRYTCRFCQTPFMFGGRFRHRSVASVREHVRWMAEHGLRDVRFITPTSLSYGSQGPDPALDAVEELLAAVKEELPPHGRVFFGSFPSEVRPEHVTPEAMRLLKRYVANDNIIIGAQSGSDEILAAAGRGHGVQPVRDAVRIAVEHGFRPNVDFIFGMPGESARDQEASLKLAAELADLGARIHTHTFMPLPGTPWRDAEPAFIPLSTMRELDRLAQRGDAYGHWRKQAEHAVRLAETAKAYPRRARRRRTGG; this is encoded by the coding sequence GTGGATGTGTGCGTGGTGGTCCGCTACCGCAAGGCGGTGACGTACGGCGTGCATGCGCTGCTCGCGGCGCTGGAGGTCTCCGGGGCCGAATGCGATCTGCGCCTGGGGACGACGCCGGAGGAGACCGCGGCCCATATCGCGGCGAGCGAGGCGGACCGTGTGCTGGTGCTGTGGTCGTTCTACTCGCCCGATGCCGATGCCATGGCCGCCGAGCTGGCGACCGTGCGGGCGCTCGCCGACGACGAGCGGGTTCTGCACCTGGCCGGCGGGGTCCACGCGACCGCCGAGCCCCAGCACGTCATCGACTCCGGATGGGACATGGCGGCGATCGGCGAGGGCGAGTCGACGATCATCGCGTTGGTGGCGGCGCTGCGTGAGGGGACGCCGCTCACGTCGGTGCCCGGGTTGGCGCTCCGTGACGACGACGGGGTGGCGGTCCGCACGGGTCCGGCGCGACAGCTGCCGCTGGACGCCTTCCCCTCCTTCCCGAACCGCCGCCGGCACTTCGGGCCCATCGAGATCACCCGCGGTTGCCGCTACACCTGCCGTTTCTGCCAGACGCCGTTCATGTTCGGCGGCCGGTTCCGCCACCGGTCGGTGGCCAGCGTGCGGGAGCACGTCCGCTGGATGGCCGAGCACGGCCTGCGGGATGTCCGTTTCATCACCCCCACCTCGCTGTCGTACGGCTCGCAGGGGCCTGATCCCGCCCTGGACGCGGTGGAGGAGCTGCTGGCCGCGGTCAAGGAGGAACTGCCCCCGCACGGCCGGGTGTTCTTCGGCAGCTTCCCCTCCGAGGTCCGCCCCGAGCATGTCACGCCGGAGGCGATGCGCCTGCTCAAGCGGTATGTGGCCAACGACAACATCATCATCGGCGCGCAGTCCGGCAGCGACGAGATCTTGGCGGCGGCGGGGCGCGGCCACGGGGTCCAGCCGGTCCGTGACGCCGTCCGCATCGCGGTCGAGCACGGCTTCCGGCCGAACGTGGACTTCATCTTCGGCATGCCGGGCGAGTCGGCACGGGATCAGGAGGCCTCGCTCAAGCTCGCCGCTGAGCTGGCCGATCTGGGGGCGCGCATCCATACCCACACGTTCATGCCGCTGCCGGGCACTCCCTGGCGTGACGCCGAACCCGCGTTCATCCCGCTGTCCACCATGCGCGAGCTGGATCGGCTGGCCCAGCGCGGTGACGCCTACGGGCACTGGCGCAAGCAGGCCGAGCACGCGGTACGGCTGGCCGAGACGGCCAAGGCCTATCCGCGGCGCGCCAGGCGCCGCCGTACCGGCGGCTGA
- a CDS encoding MMPL family transporter — MERLSAFALRRKGLVALLALVAFLVGMGATPFAIQRLSEEYAHPGMPAFEANQKIVEIYGNGGYQRPFVPVIVLAEGQRVDSSKEAIGRAFEAVSEKLPQARVVSYADTEDPRLVGADGRTTFGLVFPGTYSDGSPPGGGLGETPDESPVIVEAMRPHLPPGSTVHVTGLDTLAPSVDAGGVDVPSKIIIGVTAAVVVLLLVFRSALAFVPILISVLAVFVSFIVILLLTLVMTMHDVALTTMPLLGLGIAVDYSLLLVARWREEQANGFRGDEAVHRAMAGAGRAVLFSGVAVAIGLVTMVVLPVPFLRSLGIAGMIIAATSVAVTLTVLPVLLALTGQRLDRRKGAQARFQREARAGRAWSAWARGVVRLRWPAAILSGAVLAALSWTALSVNLGLPESGNLRTSGPGHEGLAALRQADIPAGVITPIDTLVTGDPAAAVEQIRRIDGVATVLAPDSASWRRDGTAVISVLPVDENGTAAGEATITRIREAVPDTVLVGGNAAQSMDFQLHAYGAFPWMIGLIALVTFVMLARAFRSLLLPLKAIALNLLSLGAVIGAMVLLWQYGWGTRELLDIQPTGSIGEFVPLTIFAFLYGLSMDYEVFLLARMREEYDRVGNTHRAVVEGVGRTGRLVTSAALILFISFAALAMTPELDVKVFASGLALGILLDATLIRGVLVPAVVAMMGRWNWWLPGWAATILRVPPSPPKVETPERGPVPASVG, encoded by the coding sequence ATGGAGAGACTTTCCGCCTTCGCGTTACGGCGTAAGGGGCTGGTCGCGCTGCTGGCTCTGGTCGCGTTCCTCGTGGGAATGGGCGCGACCCCCTTCGCCATCCAGCGGCTGTCGGAGGAGTACGCCCACCCGGGCATGCCCGCCTTCGAGGCCAACCAGAAGATCGTCGAAATCTACGGCAACGGCGGCTATCAGCGGCCGTTCGTTCCGGTCATCGTGCTGGCCGAGGGCCAGCGGGTAGACAGCAGCAAGGAGGCGATCGGAAGGGCTTTCGAGGCCGTCTCGGAGAAGCTGCCCCAGGCCCGGGTCGTCTCCTACGCCGACACCGAGGATCCGCGGCTGGTGGGCGCCGACGGCCGTACGACGTTCGGCCTGGTGTTCCCGGGCACGTACTCCGACGGCAGTCCGCCGGGCGGCGGTCTCGGCGAGACACCGGACGAGAGCCCGGTCATCGTCGAGGCGATGCGGCCGCACCTGCCGCCCGGCAGCACGGTCCACGTCACCGGCCTGGACACGCTCGCGCCGAGCGTGGACGCGGGCGGCGTCGACGTCCCCAGCAAGATCATCATCGGGGTGACCGCCGCGGTGGTCGTCCTGCTCCTGGTGTTCCGCTCGGCGCTGGCGTTCGTCCCGATCCTCATCTCGGTGCTGGCCGTCTTCGTGTCGTTCATCGTGATCCTGCTGCTGACGCTGGTGATGACGATGCACGACGTGGCCCTCACCACGATGCCGCTGCTGGGGCTGGGCATCGCCGTGGACTACTCGCTGCTGCTGGTGGCCCGATGGAGGGAGGAGCAGGCCAACGGCTTCCGCGGCGACGAGGCCGTGCACCGGGCCATGGCGGGCGCGGGTCGTGCGGTGCTGTTCAGCGGCGTGGCGGTGGCCATCGGGCTGGTGACGATGGTGGTGCTGCCGGTGCCGTTCCTGCGTAGCCTGGGCATCGCCGGCATGATCATCGCGGCGACCAGTGTGGCGGTGACCCTCACGGTCCTCCCGGTGCTGCTCGCCCTGACCGGGCAGCGGCTGGACCGCCGCAAGGGGGCGCAGGCGCGTTTCCAGCGCGAGGCCAGGGCCGGGCGTGCCTGGTCGGCGTGGGCTCGCGGCGTGGTACGGCTGCGCTGGCCCGCGGCGATCCTGTCCGGCGCGGTGCTGGCCGCGCTGTCCTGGACCGCCTTGAGCGTCAACCTGGGGCTGCCGGAGAGCGGTAACCTGCGGACCTCCGGGCCCGGACACGAGGGACTGGCCGCGCTGCGGCAGGCCGACATCCCGGCGGGCGTCATCACGCCCATCGACACCCTGGTCACCGGCGATCCCGCCGCCGCGGTGGAGCAGATCAGGCGGATCGACGGCGTCGCCACCGTCCTCGCCCCGGATTCTGCGTCCTGGCGGCGCGACGGGACGGCCGTCATCTCCGTGCTGCCCGTGGACGAGAACGGCACCGCCGCGGGCGAGGCCACCATCACCCGCATCCGGGAGGCCGTTCCGGACACGGTCCTGGTCGGCGGCAACGCCGCGCAGAGCATGGACTTCCAGCTCCACGCGTACGGCGCCTTCCCGTGGATGATCGGCCTGATCGCGCTGGTCACCTTCGTCATGCTCGCCCGTGCCTTCCGGTCGCTGCTGCTGCCGCTGAAGGCGATCGCGCTCAACCTCCTGTCCCTGGGCGCGGTGATCGGCGCGATGGTGCTGCTGTGGCAGTACGGCTGGGGCACCCGGGAGCTCCTGGACATCCAGCCGACGGGATCGATCGGCGAGTTCGTCCCGCTGACCATCTTCGCCTTCCTGTACGGCCTGAGCATGGACTACGAGGTGTTCCTCCTGGCCCGCATGAGGGAGGAGTACGACCGCGTGGGGAACACGCACCGGGCCGTCGTCGAGGGTGTCGGCCGCACCGGGCGGCTGGTCACCTCCGCGGCGCTGATCCTGTTCATCTCCTTCGCTGCCCTGGCCATGACCCCCGAGCTGGACGTGAAGGTCTTCGCCAGCGGTCTGGCCCTGGGCATCCTGCTGGACGCGACCTTGATCCGCGGTGTGCTCGTGCCGGCGGTGGTGGCGATGATGGGCCGCTGGAACTGGTGGCTGCCGGGCTGGGCGGCGACCATCCTGCGGGTGCCGCCGTCCCCGCCGAAGGTCGAGACGCCCGAGCGGGGTCCGGTTCCCGCGTCCGTCGGTTGA
- a CDS encoding GNAT family N-acetyltransferase has product MTIELSTPGVDGLNEVVGALREWQYDGAPMQLHPGDLGWFWRFGAEATAAAVRTWSRDGRILAVGLLDHPRLLRLAIAPEARRDEELARRLVEDVTRPERGVLAAGKAHVDASMCTLIQDLLFEAGWKADEPWTPLRRDLTEPVEDPGVRIEVIGPERAHVRTAVQRASFAGSTFTDERWHAMAAGPPYTDARCLVAYDDQGDAVAAVTVWSAGPGKPGLLEPMGVHREHRRRGYGTAITIAAAAALQRLGSSSAIVCTPSSNIAAVTTYESAGFRRLPEIHDHYRDA; this is encoded by the coding sequence GTGACGATCGAATTGAGCACACCGGGAGTCGACGGGCTGAACGAGGTCGTGGGCGCGCTGCGGGAGTGGCAGTACGACGGGGCGCCGATGCAACTGCATCCGGGGGACCTGGGCTGGTTCTGGCGGTTCGGCGCGGAGGCGACGGCCGCGGCGGTCCGGACGTGGAGCCGGGACGGGCGGATCCTCGCCGTCGGGCTGCTGGACCATCCCCGGCTGTTGCGGCTGGCGATCGCGCCGGAGGCGCGGCGGGACGAGGAACTGGCGCGGCGGCTGGTCGAGGACGTGACCCGGCCGGAGCGCGGCGTACTGGCCGCGGGGAAGGCGCACGTCGACGCGTCGATGTGCACCCTGATCCAAGATCTGTTGTTCGAGGCCGGCTGGAAGGCCGATGAGCCGTGGACGCCGCTACGCCGCGATCTCACCGAGCCGGTGGAGGACCCGGGCGTGCGGATCGAGGTGATCGGACCGGAGCGGGCACACGTGCGGACCGCCGTACAGCGGGCGTCGTTCGCCGGGTCGACGTTCACGGACGAACGCTGGCACGCGATGGCGGCCGGACCGCCTTACACCGACGCCCGGTGCCTGGTCGCGTACGACGACCAGGGCGACGCGGTGGCGGCGGTGACGGTATGGTCGGCCGGGCCGGGCAAGCCCGGGCTGCTCGAGCCGATGGGCGTGCACCGGGAACACCGCCGTCGCGGGTACGGCACGGCGATCACCATCGCCGCGGCGGCCGCACTCCAGCGGCTGGGCTCGTCGAGCGCGATCGTCTGCACCCCGAGCTCCAACATCGCCGCCGTCACCACCTACGAATCAGCCGGCTTCCGCCGACTCCCCGAGATCCACGACCACTACCGGGACGCCTAG
- a CDS encoding DUF3558 family protein has translation MIDMHAAHATARRTGRRASRFLCTAATVAALALATACGQTEDEPTERTTYAQPSAAESSAEPAPSESEAASGGIALEDGCEGLTDEEVERILGAGVRAEPGKKALKMACTYTKGGDRVAEVVWAKIPTTIIGNDPQEALKVATAGRSSEPVEGLGKAAAYSTDDVLSDELYVIVDNGGDMYQATITGSGKDDGNTKDLLIEMGKAIAAKF, from the coding sequence TTGATCGACATGCATGCCGCCCATGCCACAGCCCGGCGTACCGGGCGCCGGGCGAGCCGCTTCCTCTGCACGGCGGCCACCGTCGCCGCCCTCGCCCTCGCCACCGCGTGCGGCCAGACGGAGGACGAGCCGACGGAGCGGACGACCTACGCTCAGCCCTCCGCCGCGGAGTCCTCGGCCGAACCCGCCCCGTCCGAATCCGAGGCCGCGTCCGGGGGCATCGCCCTCGAGGACGGATGCGAGGGTCTGACCGACGAAGAGGTCGAGCGGATCCTCGGCGCGGGGGTACGCGCCGAACCGGGCAAGAAGGCCCTGAAGATGGCATGCACCTACACCAAGGGCGGCGACCGGGTCGCGGAGGTCGTCTGGGCCAAGATCCCCACGACGATCATCGGGAACGATCCCCAAGAGGCGTTGAAGGTGGCGACGGCGGGACGGTCCTCCGAACCGGTGGAAGGGTTGGGCAAGGCCGCCGCGTACAGCACCGACGACGTGCTCAGCGACGAGCTGTACGTGATCGTCGACAACGGGGGCGACATGTACCAGGCCACCATCACCGGATCCGGCAAGGACGACGGGAACACCAAGGATCTGCTCATCGAGATGGGCAAGGCCATAGCCGCGAAGTTCTGA
- a CDS encoding response regulator transcription factor translates to MTRILVVDDEPYLADLVATALRYEGFETATAASGAAAVTATENFRPDLIVLDVILPDILGTEVCRKIRTSGSNVPIVFLTAMDSTEDKISGLTVGGDDYVTKPFSLEELIARVRAVLRRTKSSEDDTGTLSYADLVIDEDAYEVRRGGVLLDLTPTEFKLLRFLLTNAGRVMSKRQILDHVWEYDFGGNDGVVQTYISYLRRKVDFTDPPLIHTVPRVGYVLRLPREA, encoded by the coding sequence GTGACCCGGATTCTTGTCGTGGACGATGAACCGTACCTCGCCGATCTCGTCGCCACCGCCCTGAGATACGAAGGGTTCGAGACCGCCACCGCCGCCTCCGGTGCCGCGGCGGTCACGGCGACCGAGAATTTCCGTCCTGATTTGATCGTCCTTGACGTGATATTGCCCGATATTCTCGGTACCGAGGTCTGCCGGAAGATCCGCACATCCGGCTCCAACGTGCCCATCGTCTTCCTGACCGCCATGGACTCCACCGAGGACAAGATCAGCGGGCTGACCGTCGGCGGGGACGACTACGTGACCAAACCGTTCAGCCTGGAGGAGCTGATAGCCCGCGTCCGCGCGGTGTTACGCAGAACCAAGAGCAGCGAGGACGACACCGGAACGCTCTCCTACGCCGACCTGGTCATCGACGAGGACGCCTACGAGGTGAGACGCGGGGGAGTGCTGCTCGACCTCACCCCCACGGAGTTCAAACTGCTCCGCTTCCTGCTCACCAACGCCGGCCGGGTGATGTCCAAGCGGCAGATCCTCGACCACGTGTGGGAGTACGACTTCGGCGGCAACGACGGCGTCGTCCAGACCTACATCAGCTACCTGCGCCGCAAGGTCGACTTCACCGACCCGCCCCTCATCCACACCGTGCCGCGGGTCGGATACGTGCTGCGCCTGCCCAGGGAGGCCTGA
- a CDS encoding MFS transporter, with the protein MSAYLVGVMHRTSFGVAGLDAVERFHATSAALSGFVVLQILVYAFLQVPVGMMLDRFGARRMIVAGALIMAAGQLLLALSTSLPLAVAARVLVGAGDAFTFISVLTVVSAWFPPRRVPLMTQLTGLLGQFGQVLSAIPLAALLHGPGWTPAFVSAAALGVAVAIAVIAVVRDRPAGAPAVAAAESPREVLDGLRRSWLEPGTRLALWTHMGTQFSATVFMLLWGVPYLVAGHGMSTGAASSLLTIFVIAGAAAGPVMGELSGRRPERRVWLVISVIGLNALVWTAVLLTPAPAPYWLLVLLVVVLAFGGAASLVAFDFARTFNPRCRQGTAVGIANMGGFIAALLVALAIGVVLDAIGAGYSAASFHLAWAIQYAVWALTLAGIVLSWRKARRRSAEAAARPPLPAPTAVGHA; encoded by the coding sequence ATGTCCGCCTACCTGGTCGGCGTCATGCACCGCACCTCCTTCGGCGTCGCAGGGCTCGACGCGGTTGAGCGGTTCCACGCGACGTCGGCCGCGCTGTCCGGCTTCGTCGTCCTCCAGATCCTGGTCTACGCGTTCCTCCAGGTTCCCGTCGGCATGATGCTCGACAGGTTCGGAGCACGTCGCATGATCGTCGCGGGCGCGTTGATCATGGCCGCGGGGCAGCTGCTGCTGGCGCTGAGCACCAGCCTGCCGCTCGCGGTCGCCGCCCGCGTGCTCGTCGGCGCCGGGGACGCGTTCACCTTCATCAGCGTGCTCACCGTCGTCAGCGCGTGGTTCCCGCCGCGCCGGGTCCCGCTGATGACCCAGCTCACCGGCCTGCTCGGCCAGTTCGGGCAGGTCCTGTCCGCCATCCCGCTCGCCGCGCTCCTGCACGGCCCGGGCTGGACCCCCGCGTTCGTCTCCGCCGCGGCCCTCGGGGTGGCCGTCGCGATCGCCGTGATCGCCGTGGTGCGCGACCGTCCGGCCGGCGCCCCCGCCGTCGCCGCCGCCGAGTCACCGCGCGAGGTGCTCGACGGCCTGCGACGCTCCTGGCTGGAACCGGGCACCCGGCTCGCCCTCTGGACGCACATGGGCACCCAGTTCTCCGCGACGGTGTTCATGCTGCTGTGGGGCGTGCCGTACCTGGTGGCCGGGCACGGCATGTCGACGGGCGCGGCGAGCAGCCTGCTCACGATCTTCGTGATCGCGGGGGCCGCCGCGGGACCGGTCATGGGCGAGCTGAGCGGGCGCCGCCCCGAGCGCCGGGTGTGGCTGGTGATCAGCGTGATCGGCTTGAACGCGCTCGTGTGGACGGCGGTGCTCCTGACACCCGCACCCGCACCGTACTGGCTGCTGGTGCTCCTCGTGGTCGTGCTCGCCTTCGGCGGGGCGGCCTCGCTGGTCGCCTTCGACTTCGCCCGCACGTTCAACCCCCGGTGCCGCCAGGGGACCGCGGTCGGCATCGCCAACATGGGCGGGTTCATCGCCGCGCTGCTGGTGGCGCTGGCCATCGGCGTCGTCCTCGACGCCATCGGCGCGGGCTACTCCGCCGCATCGTTCCACCTGGCGTGGGCGATCCAGTACGCCGTCTGGGCTCTCACGCTCGCCGGGATCGTGCTCTCCTGGCGCAAGGCCCGGCGCAGGAGCGCCGAAGCGGCCGCGCGCCCGCCGCTGCCCGCACCGACCGCCGTCGGGCACGCCTGA